Proteins co-encoded in one Puniceicoccus vermicola genomic window:
- a CDS encoding PEP-CTERM sorting domain-containing protein, whose translation MKTISRFVLPLVSLLSLPLAATAQFTMVIEYSAITGDTTITYDGNWATYSQTASFGSGFPADFGPNAVYTNITGAYGYDDGAFNTPFPWNSATVTATTGDPWGFDQFGAYAPAGYIAGTTLSGTMTLGSTDLSDLGLNPGQSGVAFKGSQTVNWSVVPEPSSYGVLLGLFASGFVFLRRRR comes from the coding sequence ATGAAAACAATTTCTCGCTTTGTTCTCCCTCTTGTGTCTCTTCTCAGCCTGCCATTGGCGGCCACGGCTCAGTTCACGATGGTGATCGAGTATTCTGCGATCACCGGAGACACCACCATCACCTACGATGGCAACTGGGCCACTTACTCCCAGACTGCTTCGTTTGGCTCCGGATTTCCAGCGGACTTTGGTCCTAACGCGGTCTACACCAATATCACCGGTGCCTATGGTTACGATGACGGAGCTTTCAATACTCCTTTTCCCTGGAATTCCGCTACCGTAACCGCGACAACGGGCGACCCATGGGGATTTGACCAGTTTGGAGCCTACGCACCGGCGGGATACATTGCTGGAACCACGCTCTCAGGCACGATGACCCTTGGAAGCACGGATCTGTCGGATCTCGGACTCAATCCGGGGCAAAGTGGCGTTGCTTTCAAGGGTTCTCAAACGGTAAACTGGTCAGTTGTTCCGGAGCCATCCAGCTATGGTGTTTTGCTTGGCCTTTTTGCTTCTGGTTTCGTCTTTCTAAGACGGCGGAGATAA